Below is a genomic region from Raphanus sativus cultivar WK10039 chromosome 4, ASM80110v3, whole genome shotgun sequence.
TGGGTGTGAAAAAAGAAGTCCTCGTACCGTAACAGTTTCAACAGAATAATAACCACGATCAACATAATCTCCCATAAACAGGTAGTTGGTATCAGGGCACTGCAAAAAGAGAGGAAAAACGAATACTCGTAAGCTATGATGAACATAGACAAAACTAGCATCTCAgtaaaagtttttattataaatgtcgTTACCATTCCCCCAATACGGAAAAGCTCAGCAAGATCATGGAACTGTCCATGAATATCACCGCAGATTGTCACAGGGCTTTTCACAGGCTGCATGTAAAAGAAAGAGCAAAAACGAATGAATTTTATGGCTAAGTAGCACAGTCTcctacattgaaaatataaatcgCCAAGCCAAGAGAGGTGAGTGAGAGATGTAGTCAACCACAAAGAGATGCAAAGACAAAAGAACTAACCTGAACGTTGCTTTCATCCATTAAGATCTCCTTGGCTTTCTCGCATAATGATCTAACCTAAAAGAGAACAAAACAAAGGCTGCATATGAATATTCAACTCTTGAACTTCCAAAAGAGATACATGGTCACCAATAATAATCACTAATAAACACATGACTTGAAAATGTATACTTAGAGAAATCTTATCGGCAAATGCAGCAAACAGGAAAACCAATCACAGAAGTAAAAACCGTTGCAAGCatgatcagtttttttttttggctgatATGAGCTACTAAAAGGTTGTTTATTGAGTTGCAATTGCTCTTACACAAGTAAGAAGGCTTTCCCTTTCACGTTTCTGTTCGTTTTCCCCTAATTTCAAAGCCAGTGATGAAGCTAAATGATGCTAAAAACAATCTTACCCATCTACATAAAACCAAGAGCTTAGAAGTGGCTAACTACTAGAATCCAATGCAGCCAAAACCGATCATCAAACCATAGAAGCAAAGGTGAAAATGAACATCCGTCAGAACTTACACACTTACGTCAAGATGTAACATTTTTTACGGAAAGGTCTTTACTTTGATACAATTCGAAACTCTCCTAATCGAATCCGATAATAAGCTCaaacagagaagaaaaaaaaaacagatccaaTCATcgataacaacaaaaaaagtataaaacttTTGTCCAAGGGGCAAAAGGAAAAACCAATCATCTATAAGGGAGCAAGTGGCGGTTCACCTGTTGCTCGGAGAGGGGCTTGCACTGCATGAGCTGCGAGATCTGCTCATCTAGATCAATCGTTGCCTCCGTCGGTATCGAATTCGCGCCCATTCTACGTTTCCTTATTTCCTTCCTTCCCTCTTCGTCCGATCCACGAAACCCTAAATTTCTACGCTTTCCTTTCCTCCacttttgtttctctctctctcttcttcttcgtctctcGCTTTGTGTGCGCAGTGAAAGAAGAAGATCGAGTTTGGGGATGGCGCGTGAGAAGAGCAGCGAGTGGTCTTTTGTAGAACTTCGAGCTGTTTTCTAGAGATTACCGTAATACCCccctttattaaaaaaaaatcgttacCGGTAGGCTAATCATAAAACCTTCCCGCAATTTTAACGGTTTGATCAAACCGGTTTCAGCTCTATTTAACTGATTCGAGAACAAAGCTTTTGTAGTAGACTTCGAGTTGTTTTATCTGATATTTTACCATAATACTCCCTTTATTAAAATAGGTCGTTACCGGTAGGCTAATCATAAAACCGGGTGCAGCTTTTACGGTTTGATCAAACCGGTTTCAGCTCTATTTAACAACTGATTCGAGAAGAGGACAAGGCTTTTGTAGCAGGCTACGAGCTGTTATTTACCATAATACCCCCTTTATTAGAAAAAATCGTTAGTGGTAGGCTAATCATAAAACCGGTTATAGGCGTTTCCCGCAATTTTAACGGTTTGATCAAACCGGTTTCAGGCTCTATTTAACTGATTCGAGAACAGAGGCTTTGGCTCCTTCCTTGGACTATTCATCTTCTTTCACTAAAGGGTTTTGcgctctctctttctctctcccgTGATGACGACGACGAGATCTGATTCCGACGAACGTCTTGCTAAGGACCCACAAACCTCGAGAAATGGGTTTTCGCAGGACTCGCTAAAGGTCGTTTCTTTGCCGCCactagagaagaagaaggactcTGTTGGAGAGATGATGAGCTCAAAGAAGGAAGTAAAGCCTCCCCCTTTGGCTTCTGTTcttgaggaagatgaagaaaccaTCCGTTCTGATTCTGCTGAAGAAGCTTCTCTCTCCAAAGAACCCGAGGCGATGGACGTTGATTGCCATGGAGTCTTCTCTGTTCCTGAAACTACCACCTCTCCGCTTCTTCAAGACGATGGGATCGGTGAGGAGCTGCAACGGTTCAAGGAGACGTCTGCTGCAAAGGTCTCTGAGGCTGGATCTGTTGAGGCTGATGCGTCCGTTGAGAAGAGAAGATTGTTGAGGAAGAACGATGTGGATACTAAAGAGCAGCAGCATCAGAAGATGGAGAGAGTGAGAGTGAAGGACAACGCTTTTGTTGGGAGATCCGTGAATATCGATCTTGTTGATGACACTGCGTTGCTCAATGTTGTTCCTTTCTGCACCAAGAAAGTTGTTAAAGATCATCATCCTAAGGATGCTCCAAGAAAGCATAAGAAACACAACGGTgggaagcagcagcagcagcaagaTAAGGGGAATGCATCAACCAGTGGGAATGAGTTGAGGATAGTGTACTCTATAAACCAGATGAAGTCGATGAGGTATGCACACCCTGCGAATCAGAAGAAGCTGTGGAGTGACGTGTACGCTAGGCTGCTGCCTGAGCTGGTGAATGAGTACGAAGGTCTAGTTGGATTGAAGAATCAGAAGACTGCTAAATCTAACATGAGGGAGAGTGTCATAGGTATATTCTCGGTAACCCTCTCtacttacttttctttttatcatctTATCTGCTGCCATTGGTGTTTAGTGTCAGCGACTAACTCTTTCACCAGTGGTTGTTCCCAAGTATAAACCAGTTCAGTGTATTTAATCTTCTCTAGCCTTTTGGTTTCTTTTCTACAGGTCCTGTATCCGCTTTACCAAGACGAAACCGTGTGAATATCTTTGTACATTGAGCCGTGGCCTGAAGAAACCTGTCAAAGTCCTTTGGTCACCAGTTTTCACTTTTCTAAGACAATGTTTAGACTATAGACCGTATGAATAACTCAAGTCATTCTTTCTGTATATAGATTCTTTAGTCCAGATTGTAAAAGGGAATGGAATATCGTGAGGTTCTTTGGCTCAAAGTTCAtacattttcaataaaattcaaaactttcaaAAGCTAATTCTTTCTCTGGCCTTAGTTCATTTTTTGTTACTTAAACCAAATCACAATGAAACTCAAAAGTAGACTTCTTTTCTTCCTCTTGAGAATATGTTGGCACCAAAGAAGGTATCAAGGCTGAGAAAGCGTATATGTTTGGTTGAGAAGAAGAGAGGGTTAGAGAGCAGTGACTGCAAATGGGTGGTGGCATTATGTGCATCAGTGGACACTCCTTTGGATGGTGATACTTGTGCTTGTCTCAGGGCTCTTGTGAGGAAGTGTGTGCGAGTGTTCGTGCGTTAGAGGTTGAAGATGAACAAGTTATCATCATGGCTAATATGCTCATCACCATCGCTGGCAGATACTTTGGCCACAATGGAGTAAAGAGTAGAAGTTAGTTGGCAAGTGATGGCGCCATTTactttgaataattatttttcataaaacttCATCTTATTAATCTCAAACTGATTGTACATAGTCATAAGGTAAagtatttgtaatttttataactatttattttaaaaaaacataattaagtataaaatattattttcaagaacaaaaatataaaattatagataaaaatataatatccacaaataatattatgaatttttaaaagatattatgtaTGAATCACTTATAACTCTGGCcattatgtatattaattaaaGTACTCAATTtctacatcttttttttttgttaaagggttTACTCAATTTCTACATCATACTGCATTGATGTGTTACTGTCactgttttttttatctattttataaatcacaTTCTAAATATTATGGGGAATGCAGAAAAATGagtattgttttttatttataaaataggctattggttcttaatttttttctgtaggtttattttaaaatcagtaaataaaatttgtttttggaagttaacatgtttttaatttttgactgtgcttttgttttattttaacacTAAAGCAtcttactttaaaaataattaaaactaaagcATCTTactttaaaaatagttaaatagtTGTTCAAATCTCTTATATCCTTTCCCAATCAAGTTAACATATTTCCTTTTCTAATTTTTTGACtgtagagtttttttttaaaaaactaaagcatcttactttaaaaataaaaaaatagatgtccaaatattttatatcccCTTTCCCAATCAACCCCATTATATCATATGTTGGTTTTGTCCacatgttttaataaaaacttttctCATTTCAATTCAACAAATGTTAGAAGTCTTTCAAAATTAAAGTCAATAGTAAGTAGCCGACATACAATCTAGTACGACACCGCAAAACCGACAcgcaaactaaaaaaaaaacaaggattAATAAAACGGCACGCAATCTCTAAAAAGGAAGCAACAGACAgaacataaaactaaactaaaaaaaatatctctccACCTCTCTTTTCTCCTCTCCTTATTGATTCTATCGCTCTGCTCTCTCTCAAAGACGTATCTCTCTATCGAGTCCGATCCAAAAGGtaaaaaatttagggtttttctCTACCCCTTGATTTGATTCGTTTCTTAGATTCTCTTGACCAGTTCCTGAGGTTAGAGTTTTTATAATTCGGTTGTGAAGattgttctctcttctctctctgtgTTTGCGTGATTCCTTTGGCATTAGTGTTTGTTCATTATTCCCTTTTCGTACTTTTATCCTCGTTGGATTGTTCTTATTCTCACAAAGTCTCTTCCTTTATGGTTTCTCAGCTATTAATCCGTTGAACCCATCTCGTGATTTTGCagattttttgataaaagaaacAACCTTTGAAGATTTGAAACTACTTTGTTTGTGTTTGAAAATTATGAGTGCATCATGGGCTGATGTGGCTGACTCAGAGAACAACAACACTGCCTCCTCTGGGTCTACTAAACCTTCACGACCTGCTTACGTTCCTCCACATCTAAGGAACAAGCAACCATCTTCCTCCAGTTCCGACCCTGTTCCTGCTCCCTCACCAGCTAATGATCGTGCCGGTGGCTATAACGGTCCACCTTCTGCCTCTCGTTGGGCTCCTAGTGGTAGTGGTGGTGGTTACAGGGCTGATGCAGGCCGTCCAAGAGGAACTGCTGGTGGTGGTGGCTGGAACAACAGGAGTGGAGGGTGGGACAACCGTAGGGAGCGTGAAGTCAACCCCTTTGAGAACGCTGACGCCGACCCCGAGCCTGCGTTTACCGAGCAGGACGGTGCCACGGGGATCAACTTCGATGCGTATGAAGATATCCCGGTTGAGACTAGCGGTGATAACGTGCCTCCTGGTGTCAACACGTTCGCGGAGATTGATCTAGGGGAGGCTCTGAACCTGAACATCAAGAGGTGCAAGTACGTGAAGCCGACGCCCGTGCAGAGGCACGCGATTCCTATATTGCTTGCCGGGAGGGATCTGATGGCGTGTGCTCAGACGGGGTCTGGGAAGACGGCTGCGTTTTGTTTTCCGATAATTAGTGGGATTATGAAGGATCAGCATGTAGTGCAGAGGCCACGTGGCTCGAGGACGGTTTATCCTCTTGCGGTTATTCTCTCGCCGACGAGGGAGTTGGCTAGTCAGGTTTGGTGTTCTCTTCCCAGTGGCTAGATTCTAGTTAGTCTCTTCTCATATCTCTTTATGTGTATGTTTTGGCAGATACATGATGAGGCTAAGAAGTTCGCTTACCAAACTGGTGTGAAGGTTGTTGTTGCTTATGGAGGAACACCTATTAACCTGCAGGTAAataggtttttgtttttttcttagtttctGCTTATGTTATGAGCACTCTCTTAGACTTATTGTATTGGTTTTGGAGTTGGCATGTTTTGGACTTGAAAAggattaattaatatattattattatatgcaGAAGTTTTGGGAGATTTTACATTACTGTATGTTTTAGTCTGTTTTAGTTGATATGGTGTCTTTTATTTTGTGCAGCTACGGGAACTAGAGAGGGGAGTCGATATACTAGTGGCAACTCCTGGTCGACTAAATGATTTGCTGGAAAGAGCTAGAGTCTCTATGCAGATGATTAGGTTTTTAGCTCTTGATGAGGCCGATAGGATGCTGGACATGGGTTTTGAGCCACAGATCAGAAAGATTGTCGAGGAAATGGACATGCCTCCGCGTGGTGTTAGACAGACGCTGTTGTTCAGTGCTACTTTTCCAAGAGAGATTCAGGTTTGGTTTACTTGTCTCACCTTCTTGTTGGTTAAAATATCATTGTGTGGGAACCTTTTCACTTTCTGATGACTGTTTCTTTGCTCCTAAATACATATTTAAGTTTATATACTTCTTCCTTGCAAATTATCTGTGATGGAGAGCTTTAGATTGATTAGATTTGATACTTCTGTTTCTTGTGTGCATATTCATTTGCAAATCTGAGAAAAATTAGCATATTTGTTTCTTGTGCAGAGACTCGCAGCCGACTTCCTagcaaactatatatttttggcTGTGGGTAGAGTAGGTTCAAGTACCGACTTAATTGTCCAAAGGGTTGAGTTTGTACTTGATTCTGACAAGAGAAGTCATCTCATGGACCTGCTTCATGCTCAGAGAGAGAATGGCACCCATGGCAAGGTAAAAATGTCACTCCTCTTTTGTTATGCTCGTCGTGTATGGCATGCGTTATCACTCTTCTGATGATTTGTATTCTCTTCCATAACTACAGCAAGCCCTGACCTTAGTGTTTGTTGAGACAAAGAGAGGAGCCGACTCTCTGGAAAATTGGCTGTGCATCAATGGGTTTCCAGCAACCTCCATTCACGGTGACAGATCACAGCAGGTTTGTTAAATTGATCTGAAAGCTAATTTGTTATCTATTGGTTAGATTTACTGAGTTAATTGTGTTGTTGTTTATGGATTGTAGGAAAGAGAAGTGGCACTGAAGTCCTTCAAGAGCGGGAGAACACCGATTCTGGTGGCAACAGACGTAGCAGCGCGTGGTCTCGACATTCCCCACGTGGCTCACGTTGTGAACTTCGATCTACCAAACGACATCGATGACTACGTCCACCGTATTGGACGAACAGGACGTGCTGGCAAATCAGGACTAGCGACCGCCTTCTTCAACGACGGCAACACATCGATGGCAAGATCCCTCTCTGAGCTGATGCAAGAAGCTAACCAGGAAGTCCCCGCGTGGCTCTCACGGTATGCTTCGCGTTCCTCCTTTGGTGGTGGTAAGAACAAGCGGTCTGGTGGTCGGTTTGGTGGCCGTGACTTTAGAAGGGAAGGAGGCTATGGCGGTGGATACagtagaggaggaggaggcggtggtggtggtggtagcaattactatggtggtggaggaggaggctATGGCGGTGGATACGGAGCTCCAAGTGGTGGATATGGCGGTGAAACTCCAAGTGCTTGGGACTAAAGCgcttaatgtttttttttttgttttgagtttggtttatataacttttgactatttatttTGTCTTTCTACATTCCCAAAGAGAGAGTATGTATTGCCCCTTTACACCCTATGAGATGGATGAATATATAACTAAGGTTGCTGTTTAGGTGTTTTTGATCTTTCTAGTCTTATCTTAGGGAGTCTCCAAAGCATATGACAGTTTCACAGTTTTGTCTATTTTATCATGTTCTTGATCTGAAACATGTCTTGAAGGTGAAGTTAATTGATGCTCTTGTTCTACTGGTGTGTTCTAGATATAGACCTCTAAGTTTGTTAAGGTGATTCTCAGGTACATAAAGAGTAGGCAAAGGATTAGTAGAGATGAGATTGGTTCACCAAACCATTACATACTTTGAAGGGTTTTTTAACAGAAACAGAGCTTCTTGTTTATTTACATACAAAAACCCTTTTTAGACAGAAGCAAAAACACAAAACAGAACATGTTTCCCTTTTTACTTATCAACGACGTCCATGTTCCTGTCCCATATAACCAGTAGTTCCACCCTCATGTGTCCTCTCAGGAGGAGTATCACCAATAACTATGTTCTTAGTGTTCTTTGCAATTTCAGCTATAGTCTCGCCAATAGCCCCAAGCACTCCTCCCTCTTCAACATATCTCTCGTTTCTCCTCCCTCCTCCTTCGTATAGCTCCTCCTCTCCAACATCTCTGGTGACTCCTCCTTGTGTTCCATATCCGAACACATCTTCCTCACTCTCCCTTCCTCTTCCGTACTCCTCCCTGGTGTCTCTCCTCCCTTCTCCGGAGATCCCTTTTGTTCCATACCCAAAGACATCTTCCTCGGTACTCCCTCTGTACTCCTCCTCAAACCCTCTCCTTGGTTCCGTGACATAACCTGGTCCCTTCTCTTCCTCACCTCCCTCAAAACAAACCCAAAAACAAAGTTGCTTAAGCCACAAGTAACAACACAATGATACTAAACAAAGTTGCTTAAGCCACAAGTAACAACATAATGATACTCAAATGGGTCTAGTTCAAGTTGTGAAGTACCTGGTGCTGTTGTTGGTTTTTGTGTTGAGCTTCCTCTTTCTTCCTAGCTGTGTACCCAACCACAGTATCAGCAGCTACTGCAGCTTTCTCCTTAGTCAAGTCCACCGCCTTGGAACCCACCTCTGCCGCCTTATGACCTGTGTAACCAACCGCCTGTTCCACAGTACCCGCAACCGCTTTGGTCCCTTGCACCACTTTCTCCGTTGTGAAATACGCTGCAGTCCACCCAACCGCAGCCGCTTTCTCAGCCGCCACTCCAGCGTAATGTGCAGCTCCTTTGCCTCCTTCCACCGCCGTCTCCTTTGCATACTCTGCCGCTTCTTTACTCATTTCCACCGCTTCACCAGCCTTCTGAACTGTATAGTCTTTGGCTTTTGTCGTCACTGAAACCGTCTGTTCTTTGGCTTCTTGTCCTTTCTGAGCAGCAACGTTCCCAGTGTCCTTCCCTTTCTCGGTTACATACTGAGAAGCTCTCTGAGCTTTCTCAGCCGCAACGTCCTTAGCTTCAATAGCTTTCTGAAGAGCAAAGTCTTTTGCTCTTGCAGCCTTTTCAGCTGCTGTGCTTCCCGTCTCAGACACATACTGAGAAGCTCTCTGAGCTTTCTCGGCCGCAATGTCCTTGGCTTCAACAGCTTTCTGTAGAGCTATGTCTTTGGCTCTTGCAGCTTGTTCAGCCGCTGTGTTGCCCGTTTCTCTTCCTTTCTCAGCTGCATACTTAGCCTTCTCTGCCGCCGTGTCTTTAGCTCTTGCAGCCTGTTCAGCTGTCATGTTTGCTGTTTCTTTTGCTTTCTCAGTTGCATACTGAGAAGCTCTTTGTGCTTTCTCAGCCGCAGTGTTTTTAGCTCTTGCAGCTTGTTCTTTAGCCTCTTGCCCTTTCAGAGCCCCCACGTGTCCAGCTTCCCTTGCCTTCTCCCTAGCGTAATCAGAAGCTCTTTGAGTCTTCTCACTTGCCGTGCCTTGCAAGTTTCCTCCTTTCTCTGTCCCAAAGTGAGTAACATGGACACCACTCTCCCGACCTCTTCCCTCCACTACTTGTCCTCCTTGTCCACCATGGCTCAAACTCTCCTTAGCCTTGTTGTACCTCTCCTCTGCTGCTCTTACCGTATCCATCGACTTCTGCTGAGCATTAGCTCTAAACCCTTGAACATCCTCTAGTGACGACGCCCTCTCTTGCTCCTCCTTCTTCCCCGTCCCTTCTTTCTCACCACTATGCACAACGAACTTCCCAACGGTTTGAGGCATCTGAGTCCTCTTCATCTTGGTCTCGCCCTCTCCTTCGTTTCTTCCTTTGTCCGAGAGCGACACAAAGTGTGTTGTTGTctcctgctgctgctgcttctgtGTGTCGGAGTCTTTGCCTTTCTCGGCCATTGACTCGAAATGACTCGTCATCTTCGGGACTCTGTCTTTCTCCACTTTAACTTCCCTCTCCTTCACCACGTTCTCTCTTCTTGCTTGCTCTGACGCCATTGTAATTACTTCAAGATTGTgaatgttttgttctttttcttttgtatctCGGATGATTCTTATGGAGCTTTTATCTTTCTTGCTTTTATAATACAAGAACTACTTAAAACCTAAGAGAAAATATTATGGGCGGTGTGTGACGTGTTGAGCAGGCTACTGCAAACGTGTAAGAAGGTATAATGACTCAGCTTGTCTGAAGAGATCAACTTTAATGTTTTACTAAGCCAATCATCTCGGTTTTCCACACGTGTCGTTCCGTACTCTAACACGTGGTGATGTTACTGAGCTTCTTGCCGTCTTGCCTTACCGGTTCATTTTATCTCAACTCTTCAGATCAGTCGGTTCCAAGTTTCCAACTACGAAAACTAAGCTCTTTTAGTTTTCAAGTAGGCCCATTTGATTCGTTTAGGCCCAATAATATATGTAGCTCATTGCTAAATCCCTGTTGAGAGCATTTCACTCTCTTTTGTTACATTTCACATAGTTCTCTTGTTGTGCATGGTCACGTTGGTATCTAAAACGTTGTTTTATTCAAGAATCAAAGGCCACAATACAagattaactaaaaatatatagatagtTATTCAGTAACTTAGACATTTGTATAAAGGAAGAGAGATTTCAAGAGAAAAGTTTAGAGTAAAAGAGTATGTTCCAAGTATCAGGTAAACCAGGAAGACACCAATGGCTACAGTCGTTACCGGGATGGTTCCCACTGAAAGCAGAAGGGTGAGCATCTTTACGAAGCTGAGATAGACCGGTTATGTCGAGCCAATGGACCGGTTTCTTCAATCTCATCATCACTTTGGCTAAAACTACCCAAGCCATTGGTATCCCTCCTGGATACTTCCTCCCGTAGAATGGCTGTGTTTGACTTTTACATGTCTTCATTGGTTCTCCCCAATCCTTACCCCTGCTAACAAAATGTATTAATGCCTAGGTAATGTTTTAAAATAGCATAATTAACCACAATGACCTAGATAATGATGTATGGTATCAAATTGATATCAAGGTTAGCAAATGTTTAGCATTAACATAAACTACCCACTTGGTGAATTCAACATCACAAGACCTTTGTAAAGCTAAACCAGTTAATAGAACAATTAATAGGGATTAGATTTGTTGTGCACAAAAGCGaatcaaatatgaaaaaaaaaaaaaaaaaaaaaaac
It encodes:
- the LOC108854541 gene encoding DEAD-box ATP-dependent RNA helicase 37, with the translated sequence MSASWADVADSENNNTASSGSTKPSRPAYVPPHLRNKQPSSSSSDPVPAPSPANDRAGGYNGPPSASRWAPSGSGGGYRADAGRPRGTAGGGGWNNRSGGWDNRREREVNPFENADADPEPAFTEQDGATGINFDAYEDIPVETSGDNVPPGVNTFAEIDLGEALNLNIKRCKYVKPTPVQRHAIPILLAGRDLMACAQTGSGKTAAFCFPIISGIMKDQHVVQRPRGSRTVYPLAVILSPTRELASQIHDEAKKFAYQTGVKVVVAYGGTPINLQLRELERGVDILVATPGRLNDLLERARVSMQMIRFLALDEADRMLDMGFEPQIRKIVEEMDMPPRGVRQTLLFSATFPREIQRLAADFLANYIFLAVGRVGSSTDLIVQRVEFVLDSDKRSHLMDLLHAQRENGTHGKQALTLVFVETKRGADSLENWLCINGFPATSIHGDRSQQEREVALKSFKSGRTPILVATDVAARGLDIPHVAHVVNFDLPNDIDDYVHRIGRTGRAGKSGLATAFFNDGNTSMARSLSELMQEANQEVPAWLSRYASRSSFGGGKNKRSGGRFGGRDFRREGGYGGGYSRGGGGGGGGGSNYYGGGGGGYGGGYGAPSGGYGGETPSAWD
- the LOC108853439 gene encoding seed biotin-containing protein SBP65; protein product: MASEQARRENVVKEREVKVEKDRVPKMTSHFESMAEKGKDSDTQKQQQQETTTHFVSLSDKGRNEGEGETKMKRTQMPQTVGKFVVHSGEKEGTGKKEEQERASSLEDVQGFRANAQQKSMDTVRAAEERYNKAKESLSHGGQGGQVVEGRGRESGVHVTHFGTEKGGNLQGTASEKTQRASDYAREKAREAGHVGALKGQEAKEQAARAKNTAAEKAQRASQYATEKAKETANMTAEQAARAKDTAAEKAKYAAEKGRETGNTAAEQAARAKDIALQKAVEAKDIAAEKAQRASQYVSETGSTAAEKAARAKDFALQKAIEAKDVAAEKAQRASQYVTEKGKDTGNVAAQKGQEAKEQTVSVTTKAKDYTVQKAGEAVEMSKEAAEYAKETAVEGGKGAAHYAGVAAEKAAAVGWTAAYFTTEKVVQGTKAVAGTVEQAVGYTGHKAAEVGSKAVDLTKEKAAVAADTVVGYTARKKEEAQHKNQQQHQGGEEEKGPGYVTEPRRGFEEEYRGSTEEDVFGYGTKGISGEGRRDTREEYGRGRESEEDVFGYGTQGGVTRDVGEEELYEGGGRRNERYVEEGGVLGAIGETIAEIAKNTKNIVIGDTPPERTHEGGTTGYMGQEHGRR